The Trichosurus vulpecula isolate mTriVul1 chromosome 4, mTriVul1.pri, whole genome shotgun sequence genome contains a region encoding:
- the KISS1 gene encoding metastasis-suppressor KiSS-1 codes for MRTSMCWQLLLFLSVFPFGETLDKFAPIENPGLTGQRGRLLAHLIHWERRPRCSEKPEERGQTQRLALLCPSDESPDPLWPGLCPTRSRLITAPQGALLVEREKDLSAYNWNSFGLRYGKRQTRMGKGRENA; via the exons ATGAGAACCTCGATGTGTTGGCAGCTGCTGCTATTCCTCTCTGTATTCCCATTTGGAGAGACTTTGGACAAGTTTGCTCCCATTGAGAACCCTGGACTAACAG GACAGCGCGGCCGACTCCTTGCCCACCTGATTCACTGGGAACGGAGGCCCCGGTGTTCTGAGAAACCAGAAGAGAGAGGACAGACACAGAGACTGGCACTACTCTGTCCCTCTGATGAGAGCCCTGACCCTCTGTGGCCAGGTCTGTGCCCCACTCGCAGCCGCCTGATCACTGCACCCCAGGGAGCATTGCTGGTGGAGCGGGAGAAGGACCTGTCAGCCTACAACTGGAACTCCTTTGGTCTGCGTTATGGGAAGCGACAGACAAGGATGGGGAAGGGTCGGGAGAATGCCTGA